The Paenibacillus tianjinensis genome has a window encoding:
- a CDS encoding arsenate reductase family protein, producing MSHLKVYQYPKCSTCRSAVKWLKDQGHELELQHIAEQPPTVEELRVLVANSGLPLKKFFNTSGEVYKELGLKDKLAGLSEDEQLELLSSHGMLIKRPVVTDGKKVTVGFKEEQYGEAWSNA from the coding sequence ATGAGTCACTTAAAAGTCTATCAATACCCGAAATGCAGCACATGCCGGAGTGCAGTGAAATGGCTGAAGGATCAGGGCCATGAGCTGGAACTGCAGCATATTGCCGAGCAGCCGCCTACAGTAGAGGAGCTGCGTGTGCTGGTGGCGAACAGCGGACTTCCGCTGAAGAAGTTTTTTAATACAAGCGGGGAAGTTTATAAGGAACTTGGGCTGAAGGACAAGCTGGCGGGTCTCAGTGAAGATGAACAGCTTGAGCTGCTGTCCAGCCACGGAATGCTGATCAAACGTCCGGTAGTGACAGACGGCAAGAAAGTCACCGTCGGCTTTAAAGAAGAACAATACGGCGAAGCCTGGAGCAACGCCTAA
- a CDS encoding 5'-3' exonuclease, with the protein MSSATTGRVMIVDGMALLFRAFYATSYGGYIRKTKAGLPTNAVYGFLQYFFDAVSTFEPSHVVCCWDMGKGTFRTEKYDGYKSNRIDAPLELIPQFDLVKEVVAELGVPNIGLVGYEADDCIGTLAACYGGESEVYILTGDHDMLQLVNDNVKVVIMKKGRSNYKVYDPAELLEEKGLTPRQVIDLKGFMGDTSDNYPGVKGIGEKTALKLLTEYGTVEGVIENLHLLPKGVRSKIEADLDMLHLSRELAEIRCDVPVVCTLAECMWELQRETAARKFQELEFGSLMHLIGEMGGGVRDERGIVQIELGDLG; encoded by the coding sequence ATGAGTTCAGCAACAACGGGCCGGGTAATGATCGTCGATGGAATGGCTCTGCTGTTCCGGGCCTTTTATGCAACCTCGTATGGAGGATATATCCGCAAGACAAAGGCCGGTCTGCCGACCAATGCGGTGTACGGGTTTTTGCAGTATTTTTTCGACGCGGTGAGCACGTTCGAGCCTTCCCATGTTGTCTGCTGCTGGGATATGGGCAAAGGCACCTTCCGCACCGAGAAGTATGACGGTTATAAGTCTAACCGGATAGATGCACCGCTGGAGCTGATTCCGCAGTTTGATCTGGTCAAGGAAGTAGTGGCCGAGCTGGGTGTACCGAATATCGGGCTTGTGGGCTATGAGGCGGATGACTGCATCGGCACACTGGCTGCCTGCTACGGCGGGGAGTCTGAGGTTTACATCCTCACCGGTGATCACGATATGCTGCAGCTGGTCAATGACAACGTCAAGGTCGTCATTATGAAAAAAGGCCGTTCCAACTATAAGGTGTACGATCCGGCGGAGCTGCTGGAGGAAAAAGGACTTACGCCCAGACAGGTCATTGACCTGAAGGGCTTCATGGGCGATACGAGCGACAATTATCCTGGCGTAAAAGGCATCGGCGAGAAGACAGCGCTGAAGCTGCTGACCGAATACGGCACCGTCGAAGGTGTAATTGAGAATCTGCATCTGCTGCCGAAGGGGGTACGCTCTAAGATTGAGGCAGATCTGGACATGCTGCATTTGTCGAGGGAGCTGGCTGAAATCCGCTGTGATGTGCCGGTTGTCTGCACCCTGGCTGAATGTATGTGGGAGCTGCAGCGTGAGACGGCGGCGCGCAAATTTCAGGAGCTGGAGTTCGGCAGCCTCATGCATCTGATCGGTGAGATGGGCGGCGGGGTGCGTGATGAGCGGGGCATTGTGCAGATTGAACTTGGGGATCTGGGTTAA
- a CDS encoding peptide deformylase, with protein sequence MESMMIRPICKDMNILSQRSAPATREDMQVVDDLLDTLRANADRCVGMAANMIGVNKRIIVFSIGPVNVPMINPVITKRTQPYETEEGCLSLEGVRRTIRYQSIEIEFLDRNFKQQKQVFTSLTAQIIQHEVDHCEGIII encoded by the coding sequence ATGGAGAGTATGATGATCAGACCTATTTGTAAAGATATGAACATTTTAAGCCAGCGGTCCGCTCCGGCAACCAGGGAGGATATGCAGGTTGTAGATGACCTTCTGGATACACTCCGGGCAAATGCAGACCGGTGTGTCGGTATGGCGGCCAACATGATCGGTGTCAACAAGCGTATCATTGTGTTCAGCATCGGGCCAGTGAACGTACCCATGATCAATCCGGTCATCACCAAGCGTACCCAGCCTTATGAAACAGAGGAAGGTTGCCTCTCACTTGAAGGCGTACGGAGGACTATCCGTTATCAGAGCATTGAGATAGAGTTCTTAGACCGTAACTTCAAGCAGCAGAAACAGGTTTTCACCAGCCTGACCGCGCAGATCATTCAGCACGAGGTCGATCACTGCGAGGGGATCATCATTTGA